A DNA window from Leptolyngbya sp. KIOST-1 contains the following coding sequences:
- the cobQ gene encoding cobyric acid synthase CobQ — translation MRAIMVVGTASHAGKSLITTALCRILSRRGWRVAPFKGQNMALNSYVTTSGGEMGYAQAVQAWAAGVSPQVEMNPILLKPQGDMTSQVILKGRAVGRTTATQYYENFFDQGWQAIQESLTRLAQDFDFLVCEGAGSPVEVNLKHRDLTNMRIAKHLNAPTVLVADIDRGGVFAHIVGTLELMEPDERALVKGIIINKFRGQREVLEPGLQWIKERTGIPVLGVVPWIENALPAEDSLSLLDRTPGSKKQADITIAVIRLPRISNFTDFDPLEAEPNVRVVYLSPKEKLSYPDAVIIPGTKTTIADLLILQRTGMAEEIQNYVAAGGTVMGVCGGFQMMGQFLADPEGIEGHEGRFPGLDLFPLRTVITQQKIARQRTVSSRFPQEGLPVSGYELHQGRTQLILSEGEDQNGTKFEFLFEDRSLGVVDASQSLWGTYLHGIFDNGPWRRAWLNRLRQQRGLGSLPTGIPNYREQREAVLNELTEAVSEHLDLTPLLG, via the coding sequence ATGCGCGCCATCATGGTAGTGGGAACAGCCTCCCACGCAGGCAAGTCCCTAATTACCACAGCCCTGTGCCGTATACTCAGCCGCCGGGGCTGGCGAGTCGCGCCCTTCAAAGGGCAAAATATGGCCCTCAACTCCTACGTCACTACCAGCGGCGGCGAAATGGGCTACGCTCAAGCGGTACAGGCCTGGGCCGCAGGGGTTTCTCCCCAGGTGGAAATGAACCCCATTTTGCTCAAGCCCCAGGGCGATATGACATCCCAAGTCATTCTCAAGGGCCGAGCGGTGGGGCGCACCACCGCCACCCAGTACTACGAAAATTTCTTCGACCAGGGCTGGCAGGCGATTCAGGAAAGCCTCACCCGCCTCGCCCAAGACTTTGACTTTTTGGTTTGTGAGGGGGCCGGCAGCCCCGTTGAGGTCAACCTCAAGCACCGCGACCTCACCAACATGCGCATCGCCAAACACCTCAACGCCCCCACGGTGCTGGTGGCCGATATCGATCGCGGCGGCGTCTTCGCCCACATTGTCGGCACCCTAGAGCTGATGGAGCCCGACGAGCGCGCCCTGGTCAAGGGCATCATCATCAACAAGTTTCGCGGCCAGCGCGAGGTGCTTGAACCGGGACTACAGTGGATCAAAGAGCGCACCGGCATTCCGGTGCTTGGCGTGGTGCCCTGGATTGAAAACGCCCTGCCCGCCGAAGACTCCCTCAGCCTGCTCGATCGCACCCCCGGCAGCAAAAAGCAGGCCGACATCACCATTGCCGTCATTCGCCTGCCCCGCATTTCCAACTTCACCGACTTCGACCCCCTGGAGGCCGAGCCCAACGTGCGGGTGGTCTACCTCAGCCCGAAGGAAAAACTCAGCTACCCCGACGCGGTAATTATCCCCGGCACCAAGACGACGATCGCCGACCTGCTGATCCTGCAGCGCACTGGCATGGCCGAAGAGATTCAAAACTACGTGGCGGCGGGGGGGACCGTCATGGGCGTCTGCGGCGGTTTTCAGATGATGGGCCAGTTTTTGGCCGACCCCGAGGGCATTGAGGGCCACGAAGGCCGCTTCCCGGGGCTGGATCTCTTCCCCCTGCGCACGGTAATTACCCAACAAAAAATTGCCCGTCAGCGCACCGTTAGCTCTCGCTTTCCCCAGGAAGGGCTGCCGGTGTCGGGCTACGAACTGCACCAGGGCCGCACCCAGCTCATCCTCTCCGAAGGCGAAGACCAGAATGGCACTAAGTTTGAGTTTCTCTTCGAGGACCGCAGCCTGGGAGTAGTGGATGCCAGCCAGTCGCTGTGGGGCACCTACCTGCACGGCATCTTCGACAACGGCCCCTGGCGTCGAGCCTGGCTCAACCGCCTGCGCCAGCAGCGGGGGCTGGGGTCGCTGCCCACCGGCATCCCCAACTACCGCGAACAGCGCGAGGCGGTGTTGAATGAGTTGACCGAAGCGGTGAGCGAGCATCTAGATTTAACGCCACTGCTGGGGTAA
- a CDS encoding Npun_F0494 family protein — MAPVMSDPAIALRYPRRSLRRAERAFRCSPFRLDLLGDMRSRSISIRQVCGPAGVKSRYSHRPLAELRAENEMMWLIAVGLLRREVDGQGLTDSFRLTPMGRQVFEQLSLLSPAQYRPSLGDHFYNAWCRWVRWPYGLGL, encoded by the coding sequence ATGGCCCCAGTTATGTCGGACCCAGCCATTGCCCTGCGTTACCCCAGGCGATCGCTAAGGCGGGCCGAGCGCGCCTTTCGGTGCTCCCCCTTTCGGCTCGATCTGTTGGGGGACATGCGATCGCGCAGTATTTCCATTCGTCAAGTCTGTGGGCCAGCGGGCGTCAAAAGCCGCTACAGCCATCGGCCCCTAGCCGAGCTACGGGCCGAAAACGAAATGATGTGGCTGATCGCCGTTGGCCTGCTGCGCCGCGAAGTAGATGGCCAGGGCCTCACCGATAGCTTTCGCCTCACCCCCATGGGCCGCCAGGTATTTGAGCAGCTATCATTGCTTAGCCCTGCCCAGTATCGCCCCAGCCTGGGCGATCATTTCTATAATGCGTGGTGCCGCTGGGTACGATGGCCCTACGGACTCGGTCTTTGA